In Cryptomeria japonica chromosome 10, Sugi_1.0, whole genome shotgun sequence, a genomic segment contains:
- the LOC131026953 gene encoding G-type lectin S-receptor-like serine/threonine-protein kinase At1g34300, with amino-acid sequence MAIPILCIVAIFIQGMFAEGAVKLGASLKPSASGQQQSWQSPGKYFSLGFHPSGNRGLYVVGISFANINYSTLVWTAGFNGGIEVGEGGSFTLQSDGKLVLSNGTQILWQTNTSSLGVASADMKDDGNFVLQNSSSGTVWDSFSNPTDSLVVNQNLTVNQSLRSGLYTFAMQPSGNFTLTWNNNVTYLNEGTPLATTATLTGQGIFKLSNSSNDSIWWARTIDYSDSSTAVRRMKLESNGNLRSYRWDTNSRTWQRVWSAVEDQCKVYGWCGNFGVCLYNNTDPYCECPSADFDRIDPSDATKGCRRQQDIAQCSNNQSMVRLNNTEFFSYPPDLESNSEIYTLAFQDCWQNCLKNPSCTAATIMADGAGTCRMKTNEFTSAYQTASISSTSYVKVCGSGRPLTPPPPPVRIVNRFTAIEISLAVIAPVIGLMTIHICLWWVCCRKNPRFRFGDSPALYAPLDYASGSPVQFSYKDLLHCTKNFTEKVGSGGFGTVYKGELSNEAMVAVKRLEGIEQGEKQFRMEVATISSTHHLNLVRLIGFCSEGRHRLLVYEFMKNSSLDTFLFTSSEQAKTLDWDTRFNIAFGTAKGIAYLHEECRDCIVHCDIKPENILLDENFNAKVSDFGLSKLIHARAHRNLSLSSVRGTRGYLAPEWLANLPITSNSDVYSYGMLLLEIVSGRRNFDILPSERKRFSIWAFEEYEKGNITNIIDEKLGTNLNIDQIQRVIEISFWCIQEHPSQRPSMGKVVQMLEGVLPMEKPPAPRHLESLQNDSSSNTSQTATSMLTSSDPQTPTFSVNGVLPANSSIYLAETLSGGR; translated from the coding sequence ATGGCAATCCCAATATTATGTATTGTTGCTATATTTATTCAGGGTATGTTTGCAGAGGGAGCAGTGAAGCTAGGGGCAAGCCTTAAGCCCTCTGCTTCAGGCCAACAGCAATCTTGGCAATCCCCGGGCAAGTATTTCAGTTTAGGATTTCACCCAAGTGGAAACAGGGGACTCTATGTTGTGGGCATCAGCTTTGCTAACATCAATTATTCAACTCTGGTATGGACTGCAGGCTTCAATGGCGGAATTGAAGTGGGAGAAGGAGGTTCCTTCACTTTACAGAGTGACGGCAAACTAGTTTTAAGCAATGGGACACAAATACTCTGGCAGACAAACACATCCAGTCTAGGCGTGGCATCTGCAGATATGAAAGATGATGGAAACTTTGTACTGCAAAACAGTAGTTCAGGCACAGTTTGGGACTCCTTTTCAAATCCTACTGATAGTCTGGTGGTCAATCAGAATCTCACTGTGAATCAAAGCCTGCGATCGGGGCTTTACACATTTGCCATGCAGCCCAGTGGGAATTTCACATTGACATGGAACAACAACGTCACGTACTTGAATGAGGGTACACCACTAGCTACCACAGCAACTCTCACCGGCCAAGGAATTTTCAAGCTCTCCAATTCTTCAAATGATTCGATCTGGTGGGCTCGGACAATAGATTACTCGGACAGTTCTACCGCAGTGAGAAGAATGAAGCTGGAATCAAATGGGAATTTGAGGTCCTATAGATGGGATACGAATTCCAGGACATGGCAGCGGGTATGGAGTGCTGTGGAAGACCAGTGCAAAGTCTATGGATGGTGTGGAAATTTTGGGGTGTGTCTTTACAATAATACAGATCCATATTGCGAATGCCCATCTGCAGATTTTGATCGGATAGATCCCAGTGATGCCACTAAGGGATGCAGGAGGCAGCAGGATATCGCACAGTGCAGCAATAACCAGAGTATGGTTCGACTGAATAATACAGAATTCTTTTCTTATCCCCCGGACCTAGAATCAAATTCTGAGATATATACCTTGGCGTTTCAAGATTGTTGGCAGAACTGCCTCAAGAATCCAAGCTGCACTGCAGCTACAATCATGGCTGATGGTGCAGGCACTTGCAGAATGAAGACTAACGAGTTCACCAGTGCTTATCAAACAGCAAGCATTTCAAGCACTTCTTATGTAAAGGTATGTGGTTCCGGTCGCCCTCTaaccccacctcctcctccagtCAGGATTGTGAATAGATTCACTGCCATTGAAATCTCATTGGCAGTTATAGCTCCAGTCATTGGCCTGATGACTATCCATATTTGCCTTTGGTGGGTCTGCTGTAGAAAAAATCCTAGGTTTCGGTTTGGAGACTCACCTGCCCTTTATGCCCCACTTGACTATGCCTCTGGATCTCCAGTTCAGTTTTCCTACAAAGATCTGCTGCACTGTACAAAGAATTTTACAGAAAAGGTAGGTTCGGGTGGGTTTGGAACAGTTTATAAGGGTGAATTGTCAAACGAAGCCATGGTTGCAGTAAAGCGATTAGAAGGAATTGAGCAAGGGGAGAAGCAATTTCGCATGGAGGTAGCAACTATCAGCAGCACCCATCACTTGAATTTGGTGAGACTAATTGGGTTTTGCTCAGAAGGCCGGCATAGGCTGCTGGTTTATGAATTTATGAAAAATTCTTCTCTGGATACATTCCTTTTTACTTCTTCAGAGCAAGCCAAGACACTAGATTGGGACACCCGGTTTAACATAGCCTTTGGAACTGCAAAGGGTATTGCCTACTTGCATGAGGAGTGCAGGGATTGTATTGTTCATTGTGATATTAAACCAGAGAATATACTCTTAGATGAGAATTTCAACGCCAAGGTCTCTGATTTTGGGCTCTCCAAACTCATACATGCCAGAGCTCATCGGAACCTATCATTGAGCAGTGTTCGAGGAACCAGAGGATATTTGGCTCCAGAATGGCTTGCCAATTTACCCATTACATCCAACTCTGATGTCTACAGTTATGGCATGCTTCTGCTGGAGATTGTAAGTGGTAGAAGAAACTTTGATATCTTGCCATCGGAAAGGAAAAGGTTCTCAATATGGGCTTTTGAGGAATATGAAAAGGGGAATATTACGAATATCATTGATGAAAAGCTTGGTACAAATTTAAATATTGATCAGATTCAAAGAGTGATTGAGATCAGCTTTTGGTGCATTCAGGAGCATCCCTCTCAGCGGCCATCTATGGGGAAAGTTGTCCAAATGTTAGAAGGGGTTTTGCCCATGGAAAAACCCCCTGCTCCTAGACATTTGGAGAGTCTTCAAAACGATTCCAGCAGCAACACTAGCCAAACTGCAACCTCAATGCTTACAAGTTCTGATCCTCAGACGCCCACTTTCTCTGTAAATGGTGTCCTTCCAGCAAATTCTTCTATATATTTGGCAGAGACACTATCTGGTGGTAGGTAG